In Balaenoptera ricei isolate mBalRic1 chromosome 4, mBalRic1.hap2, whole genome shotgun sequence, the following are encoded in one genomic region:
- the RNF7 gene encoding RING-box protein 2 isoform X2 gives MADVEDGEEPCALSSHSGSAGSKSGGDKMFSLKKWNAVAMWSWDVECDTCAICRVQMPVLDVKLKTNKRIVLSSGENVIIPSITAACPCG, from the exons ATGGCCGACGTGGAAGACGGCGAGGAACCCTGCGCCCTGTCCTCTCACTCCGGGAGTGCAGGATCCAAGTCGGGAGGCGACAAAATGTTCTCTCTCAAGAAGTGGAACGCGGTGGCCATGTGGAGCTGGGACGTGGAGTGCGATACGTGCGCCATCTGTAGGGTCCAG aTGCCTGTCTTAGATGTCAAGCTGAAAACAAACAAGAGGATTGTGTTG tcgTCTGGGGAGAATGTAATCATTCCTTCCATAACTGCTGCATGTCCCTGTGGGTGA
- the RNF7 gene encoding RING-box protein 2 isoform X1, giving the protein MADVEDGEEPCALSSHSGSAGSKSGGDKMFSLKKWNAVAMWSWDVECDTCAICRVQVMDACLRCQAENKQEDCVVVWGECNHSFHNCCMSLWVKQNNRCPLCQQDWVVQRIGK; this is encoded by the exons ATGGCCGACGTGGAAGACGGCGAGGAACCCTGCGCCCTGTCCTCTCACTCCGGGAGTGCAGGATCCAAGTCGGGAGGCGACAAAATGTTCTCTCTCAAGAAGTGGAACGCGGTGGCCATGTGGAGCTGGGACGTGGAGTGCGATACGTGCGCCATCTGTAGGGTCCAGGTGATGG aTGCCTGTCTTAGATGTCAAGCTGAAAACAAACAAGAGGATTGTGTTG tcgTCTGGGGAGAATGTAATCATTCCTTCCATAACTGCTGCATGTCCCTGTGGGTGAAACAGAACAATCGCTGCCCTCTCTGCCAGCAGGACTGGGTGGTCCAAAGAATCGGCAAATGA